The sequence TCCCATACCATGAATTAAGACCCCTACTTTTTCATCATCCGTTTTCAGAGTCCGCAAACAGTTTTGTAATTGACGGCGGCGACCAACAAAGTTTTCTCTTGTTGCCACCCTTAAGCGTTTTTCATCATCTCTGAACTCCACTTCATTAGACGGTTTAGGCAATTGTCTGCGTCTCGGAGTTCTTGAGCGAGTTACTAATGATTGGGGTAGTGTTGCTGCTATATAGAATCTTAATTTATGCCAATCTCTTGCTCCTTTATCAATTAAGACTTGATAGGTTGAAGATAATGCTTGGGTAATGCTTATTCCCTGAGACAATTCCCCGTAAAATTTACTTGATGCGGCAGAAGCCTCAGTATCACGGACTTTTTCACCCCAACCTAAAACCGCGGTCGCACCCATGTTCAATAATTCTTCTGCCATCGAGGGGACTACACCATCAGAAGAATGGCCTGTACGACAACCACAGAGGAAAATTAAAGAGGGAAAAGAGGATCTAACAGTATCATAAATATTTCCACTATTACTATAAACGCAATCACCATATTCGTCTTCTGTGAGGAAACAGGGGTTTCCATTTTGATGAGTTGCATGACCTGTTAAATGAAAAACATCAAGATCATTTTGATATCCATTAACCACATATTCTAATTCTTTTAACCAACCACTCTCTTCTACTCTCAAATCTACCGGAGTGCGTGCTGTTGCCTCTAATATGTCCGCTTCTTCTGCTTCATATTCTAATTCACCTAATTCAGATTCAACTCCTTTGGGGGAACTTGCCATAAACAATAAATTAAGGGGACGATTTTCTGGGGAGTTAGCGTCAGGAGATTTTAGTAACTCAATCGCTTTTTGCTGCCCCTTAGAGACCCACCGTACTGGAATAATCGATGGTCTTTTTTTGACTAAGAAATCCTCACCATCATGCAACAGTTCCCAAGGCAGATGAGCTAGTCCCTTATCTGTGGCAATCGCTATTACTAATCCTTGCTGACGAGGCTGATTTAAGGCATTTGCTAGGAGGCGATCACATTTATCTAGCCACTTGTAGAGTTCTTTCCCAGTAGTAGCATAATCCTCAGCCAGATTAGTATAGTAGCGGGTGTCTGCCCTGTCCCTTAACTCTTGAATCTCAGCCAAAGGCAGTTCGTGTTCCTTGTAGTTAGAAGCGTTGTCCCAAAAATAGCGCAAAGAAACGTTTTTATTGCCTTGCATGGTCAAACTAATATGGAAAATTTTCATTACTCAGATTTCTCCAGAATTGCTTGGATTTGCTTTAATGTTGTTGTGTCCTTGAGCAGTAATCGACGACCATCAGCAGTAACAATCAAAACCTTCTCAATCTTTGCTCCAGTAAGGTTTTGTCGAGAATTCTGGTATTTCTGATACCATTCATAAATTGCTTTAGCAATTGTTACAGTTGCACTTGCAATTCCAAAAATCGCGGCGATGGTGGTTAGAGGTTCCCCCCGTTCTACTTCATCAACTGTCTGATAGCTTCCCTCTATCCCCTCAATCGCTAACAGTTCTTCTGTAGCTCTTACCGCATCTTGTCCTTGGATTTCAATTTTCATGTTTTTAAATTTTCTATAGAATAATATTGAGATTTCAATGCAAAGATTTATGTAGAGATCAGATTGGTCTACATATTTGCTATTTATTGCTTCAAGTTTTCTAACTTTATAGATTTAGTACCTTACATTTGAGAAGATGATTGCACTTCATTAGTTTTCAACCACTCCTCAATCATCTCTACTACGACATGACTCATCTTCAGCCCACGTAAAGCGCAAGCTGCATGAAATTGCTTCTTGATATCATACTGGATACTAATCTGCATCATGGTTAGTCTGGATAGTGTCTGTATAAAGCTACAAATGTACAGGACGCGATTCCAGACTGACTATAGCAGTCTCAGTAAGTTTACGATAGAGCTTGCTTGAGTAAATTTCAGCTTTTCCACCGAATACTCGCTTTACCAGCAGCAAACAGCAATTTTCGTGTAGGATGCTTCATGTGATTATGCCGATTGAAGATATGCTCTGGGCATCGCGGCAAAAGCCTTCAGTTACGCAATTGTGGCAGGAGTGCTGGACGGCTGACCCCTACGGTTCTCGGTGGATGCCTTTATCCACGGCTTTGGGTTACAGCAGTTTTATCTGTGCAAAGAAAATTCTAGCTGAAAGTGGGTTGTTCATTTTCAAGCCAGACAAATCTATTCAGGATGGACGCGAGACTGTTGGCTGGATGGTGCGGAATTTGCACGGCAGCAGAATGAAGGAGTTTTGGGAGAAACCTAATGCTGAAAACGAGGAAGCAAATTCTACAAAACAAGAATCAAATGCTGAAAATACAGAGATGAATGCTGGCTCTGAAGAAATGGGTGCTTTGTACAAAGCACGTATTTTAGTCCAAAGTCCATCAGAGCAAGAGTTTCAGAAACCCTCACGAACTGGTCAGAAACTCCTCACAAACTCTACAAAAGAGATTGTGAGGAGTGTCTCTGACACGCTTACACGAATTTCGCGTGTAGAGGAGAC comes from Nostoc punctiforme PCC 73102 and encodes:
- a CDS encoding plasmid partition protein ParG; this encodes MMQISIQYDIKKQFHAACALRGLKMSHVVVEMIEEWLKTNEVQSSSQM